The following are from one region of the Channa argus isolate prfri chromosome 6, Channa argus male v1.0, whole genome shotgun sequence genome:
- the LOC137128692 gene encoding TRPM8 channel-associated factor homolog, whose protein sequence is MSNQFVKHQHEKDYVFLMRGLKELDLCGPSVSSDLVLTGDHAFPLAMNSQGQVPMAASLYGRGRIVVLGHEGYLTAFPALVENALTWLRGDGSDNVSVGVHKNASAVAENLSKSTFQVEIVEAFSNNLGFGVYLTDAYSVGEDPKDLVAFLKAGGGVLIAGQAWSWAEVHPKENTLLRFPGNKVCGVAGIYLSERQCGVECLAIFPQIPSSWMGVVLGKDFEDDLEFLLEGISEFNLTDGVLASELLVHGPLAFPIGATEDGRGFLAGAYYGQGRVIVISHEGLLRRETLAPVWNNVINWLDEGRNGVIGVSPDLNEAFDLYSKLGFNCMKTNISEDLSVFVCTAYNDEHAEEIKHFVAEGGGLLIGGHAWWWAQTHQGQNPMIDFPGNKILNKMGISVMEKTIEEGSYKAPVPSQVMKDTYNFRHLLHRLSDHVNEGEELTGNEQDNLKKLGGDCANYLRMNAHDSSSYAQMVSTLVDVLKKSGLPQVSESSPVTAPKDHLLLSVGTEVYKSHPDRDALLPYLIKDNPLMPVVYNRKISFNVNTAEGEEWLSTGLYISRGMKTYIATPKEIVNKGWKIQIGCQTDFLRAEELKRAPCVHDNFPITSEMMQVWNLWGGLIYLVAPPKTQLGGVQVTVQMAVPAPFYKSGVTTAAEWSLLRTAPAPWAELEFENIILTVPSEVVRGLDRPDELAAHWDTIMRSIADLAAIPHKFPRKERFVTDVQISHGWMHCGYPVMAHKVTADELVSVEHARSQGLWGPIHELGHNQQRSCWEFPTHTTECTCNLWSVYVHEEVLGVHRSKAQPAMTPENAKSRIEEYVKGGRNLSSWEMFVALDTYMQLQERFGWDAFKKVFSAYHQMSNFPNDNKGKMNLYAETFSQTVGMNLCGFFKSWGWPIEASTEEKLSNLPPWTDHPMVQYG, encoded by the exons ATGTCTAACCAGTTTGTAAAACACCAGCATGAAAAGGACTATGTGTTCCTGATGAGAGGCTTAAAAGAGCTGGATCTATGTGGCCCCTCTGTTTCCAGTGACCTGGTGCTAACTGGAGACCATGCCTTTCCTTTAGCAATGAATAGCCAAGGACAGGTCCCCATGGCGGCCTCTCTGTATGGCCGTGGAAGGATTGTGGTCCTGGGTCATGAGGGATACCTCACTGCCTTTCCTGCTCTTGTAGAGAATGCTTTGACCTGGCTGAGAGGAGATGGGTCGGACAATGTGTCTGTGGGGGTCCACAAAAATGCTAGTGCTGTTGCTGAAAACCTCAGCAAATCCACCTTCCAAGTTGAAATTGTGGAGGCCTTTAGTAACAACCTGGGGTTTGGTGTGTATTTGACGGATGCCTACAGTGTGGGTGAAGACCCGAAGGACCTGGTTGCATTTCTGAAAGCTGGAGGAGGAGTGCTGATAGCAGGACAGGCTTGGAGCTGGGCTGAAGTTCACCCTAAAGAGAATACATTGCTTCGGTTTCCAGGGAATAAAGTTTGTGGTGTGGCTGGGATCTACCTCTCAGAGCGTCAGTGTGGGGTGGAGTGCCTGGCTATCTTCCCCCAAATCCCTTCTTCCTGGATGGGCGTGGT ACTTGGTAAGGATTTTGAGGATGACTTGGAATTCTTACTCGAAGGAATTTCAGAATTTAATCTCACGGATGGGGTACTAGCTTCTGAACTCCTGGTTCACGGCCCTCTAGCCTTCCCCATCGGTGCCACAGAGGATGGACGGGGATTCCTGGCAGGAGCCTACTATGGGCAGGGACGAGTTATTGTCATCTCACATGAAGGACTTCTGAGACGAGAG ACACTGGCACCAGTTTGGAACAATGTCATTAACTGGTTGGATGAAGGTCGCAATGGGGTCATTGGCGTTTCGCCAGACCTCAACGAAGCCTTTGACCTCTACAGCAAGTTAGGATTTAACTGCATGAAGACAAACATCAGTGAGGACCTGagtgtatttgtatgtacagCATACAACGATGAACATGCAGAGGAAATTAAACACTTTGTAGCAGAGGGAGGTGGCCTGCTGATTGGTGGACATGCCTGGTGGTGGGCACAGACACACCAAGGCCAGAACCCAATGATAGATTTCCCAG GGAACAAGATCCTGAACAAAATGGGCATTAGTGTGATGGAGAAGACAATTGAGGAAGGTTCCTACAAGGCACCAGTTCCTAGCCAGGTCATGAAAGACACCTACAACTTCCGCCACCTTCTACACCGCCTTTCGGATCATGTTAATGAGGGGGAGGAACTGACTGGCAATGAGCAGGACAACCTAAAAAAACTGGGAGGGGACTGTGCCAACTACTTGCGCATGAATGCTCACGACTCCTCCTCCTATGCACAGATGGTGTCCACCCTTGTTGATGTCTTAAAGAAGTCAGGCTTGCCACAG GTTAGTGAAAGTTCCCCTGTGACTGCTCCCAAAGACCACCTACTCCTTAGTGTGGGAACAGAGGTGTATAAATCTCACCCAGATCGTGATGCTCTGCTGCCCTACCTCATCAAGGATAACCCACTGATGCCCGTTGTCTATAATCGGAAGATCAGCTTTAATGTTAACACAGCAG aaGGGGAGGAGTGGCTCAGTACAGGACTCTATATCTCTCGTGGCATGAAGACCTACATAGCCACACCAAAAGAGATTGTCAACAAAGGCTGGAAG ATCCAGATTGGCTGTCAGACAGACTTTCTGAGGGCAGAAGAGTTGAAAAGAGCACCATGTGTTCATGATAATTTTCCCATAACCTCAGAGATGATGCAGGTGTGGAACCTCTGGGGGGGCCTCATCTACCTAGTGGCCCCACCCAAAACACAGTTGGGTGGAGTACAGGTCACTGTACAGATGGCTGTACCTGCACCATTTTATAAATCTG GTGTGACAACAGCTGCTGAATGGTCTTTGTTGCGCACAGCTCCTGCTCCATGGGCAGAGTTGGAGTTTGAAAACATCATCCTTACTGTACCATCAGAAGTTGTTCGTGGTCTAGATCGCCCTGATGAGTTGGCAGCACACTGGGACACCATCATGAGAAGCATTGCTGACCTGGCTGCCATTCCACACAAATTTCCGCGCAAAGAACGTTTTGTAACTGATGTGCAGATTTCCCATG GTTGGATGCATTGTGGTTATCCTGTCATGGCACACAAGGTCACAGCAGATGAGCTGGTTAGTGTTGAACATGCTAGGAGCCAAGGCCTGTGGGGTCCCATCCATGAACTTGGACACAACCAACAGAGAAGCTGCTGGGAGTTCCCAACACACACCACAGAGTGTACATGCAACCTCTggtctgtgtatgtgcatgaaGAAGTTCTAGGAGTACACAGgtcaaag GCTCAACCCGCTATGACCCCAGAAAATGCGAAGAGTCGTATAGAGGAGTATGTTAAAGGGGGAAGGAATCTCAGCAGCTGGGAAATGTTTGTTGCCCTGGACACATATATGCAG CTCCAGGAAAGATTTGGTTGGGATGCCTTTAAGAAGGTGTTTTCTGCCTACCATCAGATGAGTAACTTTCCCAATGACAACAAAGGAAAGATGAACCTGTATGCTGAGACTTTCTCTCAGACTGTGGGGATGAACCTTTGTGGATTTTTCAAGTCCTGGGGTTGGCCTATTGAAGCATCCACTGAGGAGAAACTCTCCAACCTGCCTCCCTGGACTGACCACCCCATGGTCCAGTATGGCTGA